In one window of Helianthus annuus cultivar XRQ/B chromosome 17, HanXRQr2.0-SUNRISE, whole genome shotgun sequence DNA:
- the LOC110918979 gene encoding rRNA biogenesis protein RRP36-like: MSNDSLKQLARYHPNHPEPKVGVEFFGFIKDANYVDPDPVDHKNWRNEEEMKEAAYAEELKTLEEFKSIKNEWFVKETGRRRRKATPKVQEGEGSPSQPKKKQKKVAKTLLIDEPEEDETVVATEDDPFNASEDMMFNVDVLETGPTVTAEVDQAVNVEAGKEKVIDDIEGDDVDKSTTSSSSSSDDEIDETERLKRIQAETEKEKLLRKRKRQEKDDDDDEAYVPSPEHVSESQSPSVGRKKARARKKVVSPKVRKVTPKIKMPKIVLKKKPSIETRKPPTPPHEPTPPQSPIQSPPRDFDFANTSQVKNVEKKVDEVIAENKKLAAENKKVSDREKILEMRVKRLEGDNKELLKKIDSDQSEIDILKVRVAELEEKKA, translated from the exons ATGAGCAACGATTCGCTCAAACAGCTTGCGAGATATCATCCTAATCACCCTGAACCAAAAGTTGGTGTTGAATTCTTCGGGTTTATAAAGGATGCCAATTATGTTGATCCTGATCCAGTTGATCACAAAAACTGGAGAAACGAAGAAGAGATGAAAGAGGCTGCCTATGCAGAAGAGCTGAAAACTCTTGAGGAGTTTAAAAGCATCAAAAATGAATGGTTTGTCAAAGAAACAGGGAGGAGACGCAGAAAGGCTACTCCTAAAGTTCAAGAGGGTGAAGGGTCACCATCACaaccaaagaagaaacaaaagaaagtcgCGAAAACGTTATTGATTGATGAACCTGAAGAAGATGAGACAGTTGTAGCTACGGAAGATGATCCATTTAATGCTAGTGAAGATATGATGTTTAATGTTGATGTCTTGGAAACCGGGCCAACAGTGACTGCTGAAGTTGATCAAGCGGTTAATGTCGAAGCTGGAAAAGAGAAGGTTATTGATGACATTGAAGGTGATGATGTGGATAAGAGCACTACAAGTTCTTCAAGCTCTTCAGATGATGAGATTGACGAAACTGAAAGGTTGAAAAGAATTCAGGCGGAGACAGAGAAAGAAAAGTTATTGAGGAAGAGAAAGAGACAGgaaaaggatgatgatgatgatgaagcttATGTTCCTTCTCCAGAACATGTCTCTGAGTCACAATCTCCTTCTGTCGGCCGAAAGAAAGCTAGAGCACGAAAGAAAGTGGTATCTCCAAAAGTTCGAAAAGTTACACCGAAGATTAAAATGCCGAAGATTGTATTGAAAAAGAAACCTTCCATAGAAACCAGgaaaccaccaacaccaccacatgaaccAACACCACCTCAATCACCAATCCAATCACCTCCAC GAGATTTTGATTTTGCAAACACCTCACAGGTCAagaatgttgaaaagaaagttgatgaagtgattgctgaaaacaagaaGTTAGCTGCTGAGAACAAGAAAGTTTCGGATCGTGAGAAAATTCTTGAGATGCGTGTGAAAAGGCTAGAGGGTGATAACAAAGAGTTGTTGAAAAAGATTGACAGTGATCAATCAGAGATAGATATTTTGAAGGTGCGagttgctgagcttgaagaaaaAAAAGCTTGA